One stretch of Streptomyces sp. MMBL 11-1 DNA includes these proteins:
- a CDS encoding glycerophosphodiester phosphodiesterase family protein, protein MSVAPRRRSILLATAAVTAAATAPAVAAPAGRHPHRPSGPLVIGHRGAAGWRPEHTADAYTYAVRAGADWIEPDLVPTKDHVLVVRHENEIGGTTDVADRPGFADRRTTKTVDGKAVTGWFTEDFTLRELRTLRTVERLPLVRDRNTVFDGRGSVMTFQEVVDLARRLSRESGRRIAVFPETKHPTYFRSIGLPLEEELIRVIRRNRLTGRDCVVQSFEPASLRRVAAARLGLPLWQALGTSGGPYGHGVSYRDMMTPAGLREIASYAEWIGPDKSSLVPPSTLLADAHAAGLKVGAYTFRAENQYLPAAYRRGSAPTAFGDAFAEYAFHYGQGVDAVVTDFPDLAAQARDDLRG, encoded by the coding sequence ATGTCCGTTGCGCCCAGGCGTCGTTCGATCCTCCTGGCGACCGCCGCCGTCACCGCCGCGGCCACCGCCCCGGCCGTCGCCGCCCCGGCGGGCCGGCACCCCCACCGCCCGTCGGGCCCCCTGGTCATCGGGCATCGCGGCGCGGCGGGCTGGCGGCCCGAGCACACCGCCGACGCGTACACCTATGCCGTACGGGCCGGGGCCGACTGGATCGAGCCGGACCTCGTGCCGACGAAGGACCATGTTCTGGTCGTGCGGCACGAGAACGAGATCGGCGGGACGACGGACGTCGCCGACCGGCCCGGGTTCGCGGACCGCCGCACCACGAAGACCGTCGACGGCAAGGCGGTGACCGGCTGGTTCACCGAGGACTTCACGCTGCGCGAGCTGAGGACGCTGCGCACGGTGGAACGGCTTCCGCTGGTCCGGGACCGCAACACGGTCTTCGACGGGCGCGGCTCGGTGATGACCTTCCAGGAAGTGGTCGACCTGGCCCGGCGGCTGTCCCGGGAGTCGGGCCGGCGGATCGCGGTGTTCCCCGAGACGAAGCACCCGACGTACTTCCGCTCGATCGGGCTGCCGCTGGAGGAGGAGCTGATCCGGGTGATCCGCCGGAACCGGCTGACCGGCCGGGACTGCGTCGTCCAGTCCTTCGAGCCCGCGAGCCTGCGCCGGGTGGCCGCGGCCCGCCTCGGGCTCCCGCTGTGGCAGGCGCTGGGCACGAGCGGCGGCCCGTACGGGCACGGGGTTTCCTACCGGGACATGATGACCCCGGCCGGGCTGCGCGAGATCGCCTCGTACGCGGAGTGGATCGGCCCGGACAAGTCCTCGCTCGTTCCGCCGAGCACGCTGCTGGCGGACGCCCACGCGGCGGGCCTGAAGGTCGGCGCGTACACCTTCCGGGCGGAGAACCAGTACCTCCCGGCCGCGTACCGCCGGGGCAGTGCGCCCACCGCCTTCGGCGACGCGTTCGCCGAGTACGCCTTCCACTACGGGCAGGGCGTGGACGCGGTGGTGACGGACTTCCCGGACCTCGCGGCGCAGGCGAGGGACGACCTGCGGGGGTGA
- a CDS encoding Dps family protein: MPPARTPRYTVPGLGVDEGRQVIDLLTTRLHALNDLALTLKHIHWNVVGPHFIAVHEMLDPQTAAVRDMADAAAERISALGGEPNGTPGALVRERTWDDYSVGRADAIAHLGALDLVYTGVIEDHREAVEKAGEIDPVTEDLLIEHLRGLEQFQWFVRAHLESSSGTLSNAGADTEEAAAEAASPKRASAKRTPAKKTALPAPAKKTAKKAAKKTTASRRTTR, from the coding sequence ATGCCCCCCGCACGCACCCCCCGCTACACCGTTCCCGGCCTCGGCGTCGACGAGGGCCGACAGGTCATCGACCTCCTGACGACGCGCCTGCACGCGCTCAACGACCTCGCGCTCACGCTCAAGCACATCCACTGGAACGTCGTCGGGCCGCACTTCATCGCCGTCCACGAGATGCTCGACCCGCAGACCGCCGCCGTACGGGACATGGCCGACGCCGCCGCCGAGCGCATCTCCGCCCTCGGAGGCGAGCCGAACGGCACGCCGGGCGCCCTGGTCAGGGAGCGCACCTGGGACGATTACAGCGTCGGCCGCGCCGACGCCATCGCCCACCTCGGTGCCCTGGACCTCGTCTACACGGGGGTCATCGAGGACCACCGTGAGGCGGTCGAGAAGGCCGGCGAGATCGACCCCGTCACCGAGGACCTGCTCATCGAGCACCTGCGCGGCCTGGAGCAGTTCCAGTGGTTCGTCCGGGCCCACCTGGAGTCCAGCTCCGGCACGCTGTCGAACGCCGGCGCCGACACCGAGGAAGCGGCGGCCGAGGCCGCGTCCCCGAAGCGGGCCTCCGCCAAGCGCACCCCCGCCAAGAAGACGGCGCTGCCCGCCCCGGCGAAGAAGACCGCCAAGAAGGCGGCCAAGAAGACCACGGCGAGCAGGCGCACCACGCGCTGA
- the tkt gene encoding transketolase yields the protein MAPAETPNGPNDGRDPRLAPPLAEAAGWGPLDVRAVDTVRVLAADAVQKAGHGHPGTAMSLAPLAYLLFQQVMRHDPADDQWLGRDRFVLSCGHSSLTLYIQLYLSGYGMELADLKALRTWGSTTPGHPEYRHTRGVEITTGPLGQGLASAVGMAMAARRERGLLDPDAPAGTSPFDHHVYVVASDGDLMEGVTSEASSLAGHQELGNLIVFYDSNHISIEDDTDISFSEDVTARYAAYGWDVHTVDFTRTGDYVEDVDALLAAVEAAKSERGRPSLILLRTIIGWPAPTKQNTGKAHGSALGDDEVAATKKLLGFDPDADFAVEDDVLKHARAVVERGAEAHRAWEPGYQEWRSAHPERAALLDRLRERKLPEGWADRLPVFDADPKGIATRKASGDVLTALAPVLPELWGGSADLAGSNNTTMEGEPSFVPESKQTGEFPGDPYGRTLHFGIREHAMGAILNGVALQSLTRPYGGTFLIFSDYMRPAVRLAALMKLPVTYVWTHDSIGLGEDGPTHQPVEQLAALRAIPGLDVVRPADANETAVCWRTVLEHHDRPAGLALTRQPLPVLERGDGAHAPAEGAARGGYVLADSRGGTPDVILVATGSEVHIALKARELLAAEGHDARVVSLPCREWFAEQPYAYQDAVLPPEVRARVSVEAAVAQGWRDVVGDAGRMVSLEHFGASAAYERLYEEFGITPRAVADAARESIRAAAGPVRPGGERPGAAPVEGGTGDVG from the coding sequence ATGGCACCCGCCGAAACGCCGAACGGCCCGAACGACGGTCGCGATCCGCGCCTGGCCCCGCCCCTCGCGGAGGCGGCGGGCTGGGGGCCGCTCGACGTCCGCGCCGTCGACACCGTGCGCGTGCTGGCCGCCGACGCCGTGCAGAAGGCGGGCCACGGTCACCCGGGCACCGCGATGAGCCTGGCCCCGCTGGCGTACCTGCTGTTCCAGCAGGTGATGCGGCACGACCCGGCCGACGACCAGTGGCTCGGCCGGGACCGCTTCGTGCTGTCCTGCGGGCACTCCAGCCTCACCCTCTACATCCAGCTGTACCTGAGCGGCTACGGCATGGAGCTCGCGGACCTGAAGGCGCTGCGCACCTGGGGCTCCACCACCCCCGGCCACCCGGAGTACCGGCACACCAGGGGCGTCGAGATCACCACCGGGCCGCTGGGGCAGGGGCTGGCCTCCGCCGTCGGCATGGCCATGGCGGCCCGCCGGGAGCGCGGTCTCCTCGACCCCGACGCGCCGGCCGGCACGAGCCCCTTCGACCACCACGTGTACGTCGTCGCCTCCGACGGCGACCTGATGGAGGGCGTGACGTCCGAGGCCAGCTCCCTGGCGGGACACCAGGAGCTGGGGAACCTGATCGTCTTCTACGACTCCAACCACATCTCCATCGAGGACGACACCGACATCTCCTTCAGCGAGGACGTCACCGCCCGCTACGCCGCCTACGGCTGGGACGTCCACACGGTCGACTTCACCCGGACCGGCGACTACGTCGAGGACGTCGACGCCCTGCTCGCCGCCGTCGAAGCCGCCAAGAGCGAGCGTGGCCGGCCCTCCCTGATCCTGCTGCGCACGATCATCGGCTGGCCCGCGCCCACCAAGCAGAACACCGGCAAGGCGCACGGCTCCGCGCTCGGCGACGACGAGGTCGCCGCCACCAAGAAGCTGCTCGGCTTCGACCCGGACGCCGACTTCGCCGTCGAGGACGACGTGCTGAAGCACGCCCGCGCGGTCGTCGAGCGCGGCGCCGAGGCCCATCGCGCCTGGGAGCCCGGCTATCAGGAGTGGCGCTCCGCCCACCCCGAGCGCGCCGCACTCCTCGACCGGCTGCGGGAGCGGAAGCTCCCCGAGGGCTGGGCCGACAGGCTCCCCGTCTTCGACGCCGACCCCAAGGGCATCGCCACCCGCAAGGCGTCCGGCGACGTGCTCACCGCGCTGGCGCCCGTGCTGCCCGAGCTGTGGGGCGGTTCGGCCGACCTCGCGGGGAGCAACAACACCACCATGGAGGGCGAGCCGTCCTTCGTCCCGGAGTCCAAGCAGACCGGCGAGTTCCCCGGCGACCCCTACGGCCGTACGCTCCACTTCGGCATCCGCGAGCACGCCATGGGCGCGATCCTCAACGGCGTCGCGCTCCAGAGCCTCACCCGCCCCTACGGCGGTACGTTCCTGATCTTCAGCGACTACATGCGCCCGGCCGTCCGGCTCGCCGCCCTGATGAAGCTCCCGGTCACCTACGTCTGGACCCATGACTCCATCGGCCTGGGCGAGGACGGCCCCACCCACCAGCCCGTCGAGCAGCTCGCCGCCCTCCGCGCGATCCCCGGCCTCGACGTCGTACGGCCCGCCGACGCGAACGAGACGGCCGTGTGCTGGCGCACCGTCCTGGAGCACCACGACCGGCCCGCCGGCCTCGCCCTGACCCGGCAGCCGCTGCCCGTCCTGGAGCGGGGGGACGGCGCCCACGCCCCCGCCGAGGGGGCCGCCCGGGGCGGCTACGTACTCGCCGACAGCCGGGGCGGGACGCCCGACGTCATCCTCGTCGCGACCGGGTCGGAGGTCCACATCGCTCTGAAGGCACGGGAGTTGCTGGCCGCCGAAGGGCACGACGCGCGGGTGGTCTCCCTGCCCTGCCGCGAGTGGTTCGCCGAGCAGCCGTACGCCTACCAGGACGCGGTCCTGCCGCCCGAGGTCCGGGCCCGGGTCAGCGTCGAGGCGGCCGTCGCCCAGGGCTGGCGTGACGTGGTGGGGGACGCGGGCCGCATGGTGAGCCTGGAGCACTTCGGCGCGTCCGCCGCCTACGAGCGTCTGTACGAGGAGTTCGGCATCACGCCCCGCGCCGTCGCCGACGCCGCACGGGAGAGCATCCGCGCGGCGGCCGGACCCGTCCGGCCCGGCGGGGAGCGCCCCGGCGCCGCCCCGGTCGAAGGCGGCACAGGGGACGTCGGCTAG
- a CDS encoding superoxide dismutase yields the protein MATYTLPELPYDYAALEPVINPQIIELHHDKHHAAYVKGANDTLEQLEEARDKEAWGAINGLQKNLAFHLSGHILHSIYWHNMTGDGGGEPLAADGVGDLADAITESFGSFAGFKSQLTKAAATTQGSGWGVLAYEPVSGKLIVEQVYDHQGNVGQGSVPVLVFDAWEHAFYLQYKNQKVDFIEAMWRVVNWQDVAKRYAAAKERADVLLLAP from the coding sequence ATGGCCACGTACACGCTCCCGGAACTCCCGTACGACTACGCGGCGCTCGAACCGGTCATCAATCCGCAGATCATCGAGCTGCACCACGACAAGCACCACGCCGCGTACGTCAAGGGTGCGAACGACACCCTGGAGCAGCTGGAAGAGGCCCGCGACAAAGAGGCCTGGGGCGCGATCAACGGCCTCCAGAAGAACCTCGCGTTTCATCTCTCCGGCCACATCCTGCACTCGATCTACTGGCACAACATGACCGGCGACGGTGGCGGCGAACCCCTCGCGGCGGACGGCGTGGGCGACCTCGCCGATGCGATCACCGAGTCCTTCGGCTCCTTCGCGGGCTTCAAGTCCCAGCTGACGAAGGCCGCGGCCACCACCCAGGGTTCCGGCTGGGGCGTGCTCGCGTACGAGCCCGTGAGCGGCAAGCTGATCGTCGAGCAGGTCTACGACCACCAGGGCAACGTCGGCCAGGGCTCGGTCCCGGTCCTCGTGTTCGACGCCTGGGAGCACGCCTTCTACCTGCAGTACAAGAACCAGAAGGTGGACTTCATCGAGGCGATGTGGCGCGTCGTCAACTGGCAGGACGTGGCGAAGCGTTACGCCGCCGCCAAGGAGCGCGCGGACGTGCTGCTGCTCGCCCCCTGA
- a CDS encoding metalloregulator ArsR/SmtB family transcription factor: MDSPAEAEEEASAFRALADPTRRQILEDLRGGELAAGEIASRFPISAPSISRHLGVLKGAGLVTERRDANRILYSLAEERLALCVGRFLSAVCPEQIVLRTTKWRSAPEGDAS; encoded by the coding sequence ATGGATTCACCTGCCGAAGCCGAAGAGGAGGCGAGCGCCTTCCGCGCGCTCGCCGATCCCACCCGCCGCCAGATCCTGGAGGACCTGCGGGGCGGTGAGCTGGCCGCCGGGGAGATCGCGAGCCGGTTCCCGATCAGCGCCCCGTCCATCTCGCGCCACCTGGGCGTACTCAAGGGGGCCGGGCTCGTCACGGAGCGCCGGGACGCCAACCGCATCCTCTACTCCCTCGCCGAGGAACGGCTCGCCCTGTGCGTGGGGCGCTTCCTCAGCGCCGTGTGTCCCGAGCAGATCGTGCTCCGCACCACCAAGTGGCGCTCAGCTCCGGAAGGCGACGCCTCGTGA
- a CDS encoding DUF2071 domain-containing protein: MIRTRLSSIIERRLLVNYRVDRHVAAALLPAPLRPQLVRGQAVAGICLLRLGGVRPAWAPAATGLTSENAAHRIAVEWDGPDGVERGVYIPRRDTASRLNAFAGGRIYPGEHGRADFTVREDTGSVRVALATRDGEVEVDATVEPAEELRGSGLFTDLAEASEFFRLGSRGLSPSAGGVHLDVLELSTDAWKVTAGRPLSVRSSFFEDPDRFPPGSAVLDSALVMRGVAADWSQGEPFRLGCGAGTPAV, from the coding sequence GTGATCCGGACCCGGCTCTCCAGCATCATCGAACGCCGCCTCCTGGTGAACTACCGGGTCGACCGGCACGTCGCGGCGGCCCTGCTCCCCGCGCCGCTGCGGCCCCAACTGGTGCGCGGTCAGGCGGTGGCCGGGATCTGCCTGCTGCGGCTCGGCGGCGTACGCCCCGCCTGGGCCCCCGCCGCGACCGGGCTGACCAGCGAGAACGCGGCGCACCGCATCGCCGTCGAGTGGGACGGGCCGGACGGCGTCGAGCGTGGCGTCTACATCCCGCGCCGTGACACCGCCTCCCGCCTCAACGCCTTCGCGGGCGGGCGGATCTACCCGGGCGAGCACGGCCGCGCGGACTTCACGGTCCGGGAGGACACCGGCTCCGTACGGGTGGCCCTCGCGACCCGGGACGGCGAGGTGGAGGTGGACGCGACCGTGGAGCCCGCCGAGGAGCTGCGCGGCAGCGGGCTGTTCACGGACCTGGCGGAGGCGTCGGAGTTCTTCCGCCTCGGCAGCCGGGGCCTCTCCCCCAGCGCCGGCGGGGTCCACCTGGACGTCCTTGAACTGTCCACGGACGCCTGGAAGGTGACGGCGGGCCGGCCCCTTTCCGTACGCTCCTCGTTCTTCGAGGACCCGGACCGCTTCCCGCCGGGCAGCGCGGTGCTGGACAGCGCGCTGGTGATGCGGGGCGTGGCGGCGGACTGGTCGCAGGGGGAGCCGTTCCGGCTGGGGTGCGGGGCGGGGACGCCGGCGGTGTAG
- a CDS encoding CatB-related O-acetyltransferase, translating into MTSAPAPVPADPTVLHPMPGQPRVVQLKPLVTSPLIEAGDYSYYDDPEHATEFETRNVLYHYGPERLVIGKFCAFGTGVRFIMNGSNHRMDGPSTFPFPTLGGSWSDHFDLLTGLPNRGDTVIGNDVWIGYEAVIMPGVRVGHGAIISSRSVVVSDVPDYGIVGGNPARLIRTRYEEADVARLLAVAWWDWPADHLTHHIRTVMSGTVAELEAAAPRGA; encoded by the coding sequence ATGACTTCGGCCCCCGCGCCCGTCCCTGCCGACCCCACCGTCCTGCACCCGATGCCCGGCCAGCCGCGCGTGGTGCAGCTGAAGCCCCTGGTCACCTCACCGCTGATCGAGGCCGGGGACTACTCGTACTACGACGACCCCGAGCACGCCACGGAGTTCGAGACCCGCAACGTGCTCTACCACTACGGGCCGGAGCGCCTGGTGATCGGAAAGTTCTGCGCGTTCGGCACCGGGGTGCGGTTCATCATGAACGGCTCCAACCACCGCATGGACGGGCCGTCCACGTTCCCGTTCCCGACCTTGGGCGGCTCCTGGTCCGACCACTTCGACCTGCTGACGGGCCTGCCCAACCGGGGCGACACCGTGATCGGCAACGACGTCTGGATCGGCTACGAGGCCGTGATCATGCCGGGTGTCCGCGTCGGGCACGGCGCGATCATCAGCTCGCGTTCCGTGGTGGTCTCGGACGTCCCGGACTACGGCATCGTCGGCGGCAACCCGGCCCGCCTGATCCGCACCCGGTACGAGGAGGCGGACGTCGCGCGCCTGTTGGCGGTGGCCTGGTGGGACTGGCCTGCGGACCACCTGACGCACCATATCCGTACGGTGATGTCGGGCACGGTGGCGGAGCTGGAGGCGGCGGCGCCGCGGGGCGCGTAA
- a CDS encoding class I SAM-dependent methyltransferase, with protein MTTTTDLWHHYGRNHAEHNRAVPDTFHWIWSQDGGPGPELLGDLTDKVVGDLGAGAAKQAAHLATHHSPARVDAVDASPAQYAMATDLFGHLAPRLRIIGSDVVEHAQAAPDSYDVLYSVFGAVDFTDPHELLPSVAAALRPGGRLVFSTLAHYLGGAPASADVSPADVPARTPGGEPTTMRRWVLQEQVWTKVLDEAGFTRICIDRLPSTTDAPRSADTLLVTAIRQA; from the coding sequence GTGACCACCACCACAGACCTCTGGCACCACTACGGCCGCAACCACGCCGAGCACAACCGCGCCGTCCCTGACACCTTCCACTGGATCTGGAGTCAAGACGGCGGCCCCGGCCCCGAGCTGCTGGGCGACCTGACGGACAAGGTCGTCGGAGACCTCGGCGCAGGCGCTGCCAAGCAGGCCGCCCACCTCGCGACCCATCATTCCCCCGCCCGAGTTGATGCCGTCGATGCCTCACCCGCGCAGTACGCCATGGCCACCGATCTGTTCGGCCACCTCGCGCCGCGCCTGCGCATCATCGGGTCCGATGTCGTGGAGCACGCGCAGGCGGCGCCCGACTCGTACGACGTGCTGTACAGCGTCTTCGGCGCAGTCGACTTCACCGACCCGCACGAACTTCTGCCGTCCGTGGCCGCCGCACTGCGTCCCGGCGGCCGGCTGGTGTTCTCCACGCTCGCCCACTACCTCGGCGGCGCACCTGCGTCAGCGGACGTTTCGCCCGCTGACGTCCCGGCAAGGACCCCTGGCGGTGAGCCGACCACGATGCGCCGCTGGGTACTTCAGGAGCAGGTCTGGACGAAGGTGCTGGACGAGGCCGGGTTCACCCGAATCTGCATCGACAGACTGCCCTCGACCACCGACGCGCCGCGCAGCGCGGACACACTGCTCGTGACCGCCATCCGGCAGGCTTGA
- a CDS encoding glycine-rich domain-containing protein translates to MATAVATPLAIDPTTGPIRSARDVVPADLWDKQVGLLMRDYPYDSIMAARVLGQGYAYLLTAMNHQGQALGLAPSKIVDIGVHTIILDTVAYATLCERFNGGHFLHHVPDVAFKNDGSVLRTADLIATDGWEVDQPLWADAADCGPCHPGNDSH, encoded by the coding sequence ATGGCAACGGCTGTCGCAACCCCTCTGGCCATCGACCCGACGACCGGCCCGATCCGCTCTGCGCGGGACGTCGTGCCGGCCGACCTGTGGGACAAGCAGGTCGGACTCCTCATGCGCGATTACCCCTACGACTCGATCATGGCGGCCCGGGTCCTCGGACAGGGCTACGCCTACCTCCTGACCGCGATGAACCACCAGGGCCAGGCGCTGGGACTCGCCCCCAGCAAGATCGTCGACATCGGTGTCCACACGATCATCCTGGACACCGTGGCCTACGCCACGCTGTGCGAACGCTTCAACGGCGGACACTTCCTGCACCACGTTCCGGACGTCGCCTTCAAGAACGACGGCTCCGTGCTGCGGACGGCGGACCTGATCGCGACTGACGGCTGGGAGGTCGACCAGCCGCTGTGGGCGGACGCCGCCGACTGCGGCCCGTGCCACCCCGGCAACGACTCGCACTGA
- a CDS encoding helix-turn-helix domain-containing protein has translation MVRELAAQRRPGALIRLGREHRAWTLAALGDRIGCSAATVSRLERRNRVADLALVHRAALEVGVPRHVLVHSLAPPALTASAATRVTASPYAEEDPMRRRTLITATAAAGPAALLLGLDEALADTPGPTGGGSLDTRLATARELYDKGAHGRLLTALPGLIGDGHAAASSRRALDQARLSSVYSLTASVLSKLGSYEQARLTADRAGTWAEVSGSPLASAAAARELAIVLRHQDRSEEAQRLMRAAATGVEATGLRTDASASAYAQMLCTLAYTAARGGHRTDALAMTEEARRAARRLPPHPPSGRLFPITPAAVDLYAVGVHWALGDAGAALEAGKDLRPEQFPTAERKARLGTDMARAWWAWQRPAQTAHALLTAYRSSPGEVRDRPAIRRIVAELAERHRRTTGVRELQAAVVLRSL, from the coding sequence ATGGTGCGCGAGTTGGCGGCGCAGCGGCGCCCCGGCGCGCTCATCCGTCTCGGCCGCGAACACCGTGCCTGGACTCTCGCCGCCCTCGGGGACCGGATCGGCTGCTCAGCCGCCACGGTGTCCCGGTTGGAGCGTCGCAACAGGGTGGCCGATCTGGCCCTGGTGCACCGCGCAGCACTGGAAGTCGGGGTCCCCCGACACGTCTTGGTGCATTCCCTGGCGCCACCCGCCCTGACCGCGTCGGCGGCCACTAGAGTGACGGCCAGTCCGTACGCCGAGGAGGACCCGATGCGCCGCCGCACGCTGATCACCGCCACGGCGGCTGCCGGACCGGCCGCCCTGCTGCTGGGGTTGGACGAGGCCTTGGCCGACACTCCCGGCCCGACCGGCGGCGGTTCGCTCGACACCCGGCTGGCCACCGCCCGCGAGTTGTACGACAAGGGGGCGCACGGCCGTCTCCTCACCGCGCTGCCCGGCCTCATCGGTGACGGCCACGCCGCCGCGTCGTCGCGCCGGGCACTCGATCAGGCCCGGCTCTCGTCCGTCTACAGTCTGACCGCCTCGGTGCTGAGCAAGCTCGGCTCGTACGAGCAGGCCCGGCTCACCGCGGACCGCGCCGGCACCTGGGCCGAGGTATCCGGCTCACCGCTCGCGTCCGCAGCCGCAGCCCGAGAACTGGCGATCGTGCTGCGCCACCAGGACCGCTCCGAGGAGGCCCAGCGCCTCATGAGGGCGGCGGCCACCGGAGTGGAGGCCACGGGCCTGCGTACCGACGCTTCGGCGTCCGCGTACGCGCAGATGCTCTGCACTCTGGCGTACACCGCCGCTCGTGGAGGGCACCGGACAGATGCGCTGGCAATGACCGAGGAAGCCCGCCGTGCCGCCCGCCGGCTGCCACCGCACCCCCCGTCCGGCCGTCTGTTTCCCATCACCCCCGCAGCCGTTGACCTGTACGCCGTCGGCGTCCACTGGGCGCTCGGCGACGCGGGGGCCGCACTGGAGGCCGGGAAGGACCTGCGACCCGAACAGTTCCCGACAGCTGAGCGGAAGGCGCGGTTGGGCACCGACATGGCGCGGGCCTGGTGGGCATGGCAGCGCCCCGCGCAGACCGCCCATGCGCTGCTCACCGCGTACCGCTCCAGCCCGGGAGAAGTCCGAGACCGGCCCGCCATCCGCCGCATCGTTGCCGAGCTCGCCGAGCGGCACCGGCGCACCACCGGGGTCCGGGAATTGCAGGCCGCCGTGGTTCTGCGGTCGCTCTAG
- a CDS encoding SMI1/KNR4 family protein has protein sequence MMTGMNTEACDPAEAAALREIFASRPDAVPPAGPDAVRSFETEHGIVLPEPYRTFVAEICDGLRAGPPYYGLLPFAKTPSDWGSDRPERRLAEPFPLTEAWLWEADGDETALSEREFDDRVEPVFGHGSLVLGTDGCGMYWHLIVTGPQRGHVWLIDENGAIPFGTRSDASLMPGVPGFAGWVTTWAQGRSWFTP, from the coding sequence ATGATGACCGGCATGAACACGGAAGCCTGCGACCCGGCCGAAGCGGCGGCCCTCCGCGAGATCTTCGCGTCCCGGCCCGATGCGGTGCCACCGGCCGGCCCCGATGCGGTGCGGTCCTTCGAGACCGAGCACGGCATCGTGCTCCCGGAGCCGTACCGCACCTTTGTGGCGGAAATCTGCGACGGGCTGCGCGCGGGTCCGCCCTACTACGGTCTCCTGCCCTTCGCGAAGACGCCCTCGGACTGGGGCTCGGACCGCCCCGAACGCCGGCTTGCCGAGCCTTTTCCGCTCACGGAGGCATGGTTGTGGGAAGCGGACGGGGATGAGACGGCGCTGTCGGAGCGAGAGTTCGACGACCGGGTGGAGCCCGTGTTCGGCCACGGCTCACTGGTGCTGGGCACCGACGGCTGCGGCATGTACTGGCACCTGATCGTCACTGGCCCGCAGCGCGGTCATGTCTGGCTGATCGACGAGAACGGCGCGATACCTTTCGGCACCCGGTCGGACGCCTCCCTGATGCCGGGCGTGCCCGGCTTCGCGGGGTGGGTGACCACCTGGGCCCAGGGCCGCTCCTGGTTCACGCCCTAG
- a CDS encoding XRE family transcriptional regulator, whose protein sequence is MAPGHVAYGMRASFGTSHVGPEHVIAWERGTHVPDATEFTALAGALWCQPAELMGHPRTLLEHRIARGVSAEEVARATGLTLDAYLSMEEAGLWAGDKRQSAKLGEVLSLPPRDFIAITRLEEELARLLAEAVSTRWQAHIRDIARLVSMERRDLKSPLAAMHQEYQGLMAATLSRAGGATASGEDGRRYIENIVDHFWTRLPGSSQP, encoded by the coding sequence ATGGCACCCGGTCATGTCGCCTACGGCATGCGCGCGTCCTTCGGCACGTCACACGTCGGTCCCGAGCATGTGATCGCATGGGAGCGCGGAACCCATGTGCCGGATGCGACGGAGTTCACGGCTCTGGCGGGCGCTTTGTGGTGTCAGCCCGCCGAACTCATGGGCCATCCCCGCACCTTGCTCGAACACCGCATCGCGCGCGGCGTCTCGGCCGAGGAGGTCGCGCGCGCCACCGGCCTCACCCTCGACGCATACCTGTCCATGGAGGAAGCCGGTCTGTGGGCCGGCGACAAACGGCAGTCCGCCAAGCTCGGTGAGGTCCTCAGCCTGCCCCCGCGCGATTTCATCGCCATCACCCGGCTGGAGGAGGAGCTCGCCCGTCTCCTCGCCGAGGCGGTCTCCACGCGCTGGCAGGCGCACATCCGCGACATCGCACGGCTCGTCTCCATGGAGCGCCGCGATCTGAAGAGCCCCCTGGCCGCCATGCACCAGGAGTACCAGGGCCTCATGGCGGCCACCTTGAGCCGGGCCGGCGGCGCCACGGCATCCGGCGAGGACGGGCGCCGCTACATCGAGAACATCGTCGACCACTTCTGGACCCGGCTGCCGGGGTCCTCCCAGCCGTAG